In the Populus trichocarpa isolate Nisqually-1 chromosome 1, P.trichocarpa_v4.1, whole genome shotgun sequence genome, ATGCACATGGACATGTTTATTTGTGTGAACATACAGATTTATCTGTATAGCATGAAATTAATCTTAGAAGACAAGGTTGGGATTGAGGGCCGCAGAGAGGGCAGCATCACCTCACCCCGGATGTGTGGTTGgaagaagaaattttatagCCACCTGCTTCCTTTTGTGTGCTTGTATGCCTGCAAATACGGGCAAAATTGTGAGTTTATATTTTGTTGGAATACGATTTGTATGCACTGGTTTATGCATTTTAGAAGGGAAAGCTCATGACCTTTTCCTGATAGCCCCAATAAATGGTACATACAACGTGTTTGCTAGTCTCCTTTCTCTTGTTATTTTGATggattgatttgattttcacaTTTCATTTCTTAGAGTGCCCTTGGCTCGTGGTTGAACAAACTACTCCTATATCTAATTTTTTGTTGGAGaacatgataaaatttaatgatcaTGGTTGCAGCTTCTTGTGAATCAATTGGAGCCTTTAACAGACCAGCAGTTGGTGGGCATTGGCAACTTGCAGCAGTCCTCCCAACAGGCAGAAGATGCATTATCTCAAGGGATGGAGGCATTGCAGCAGTCCCTGGCTGAGACATTGTCCAGCGGATCTCTTGGCTCCTCAGGTTCCTCTGGAAACGTGGCAAATTACATGGGTCAGATGGCCATGGCCATGGGAAAACTAGGCACCCTCGAGGGATTTATTCGCCAGGTATGCTTCTAATTGTTTTGTATGTTGCCTAAAGCATGGAGATCCCATAGAACCTTGAAATTTGTAATACTGATCAAGAGTTCCTAAACCAGATAcagttttgagtttttcttgCCTCCATATTCGTACTATCATCTCTCAAAAggacttttcttttaatgtataTTACAAAACCAGGCTGACAATTTGAGGCAGCAAACATTACAGCAAATGCAACGAATATTAACCACCCGTCAGTCTGCTCGTGCTCTCCTCGCAATACACGATTACTTCTCCCGTTTACGAGCTCTTAGTTCCCTCTGGCTTGCGCGACCGAGAGAGTGAATCTGCTTTGCATCTGAACTCTAGTTCTGCACAAAAATCACAAAGGCTCATTCCACATCCAGCAGTGCTTCTTGTTTCTAGTGCTCAAAATAGCTTTTCTTTTCTGCATTCCTCTTGTTGTAGTCTCAGATGTATCATGGTGCTGTTCTTTCTTTCATACTAATCATCTTAGAGCATAGAATTGGAGTCCTTCAAGTACAGTATGCATCGATGTTAATTATTTGTAGCCTGATGATCGTCTTCCTGTTTTCATTTTATCCACAGTTGTAATGGTAAGTTTAGAATATGCTGTCCTTGTACTTGACAATCTCGAAATGATTTTGAAAGTTGAGAAACTTtcattttgagttgatttattCATCTTGGTCAACCTATTATCTTTTGTTGAAGactcatattttaaaatgaaaaggttgaaaataaaaattaaaaaagcatatGCTAATGAAAATGTTAAGACAACATTTGTGAAGAGTAAAACCAAGCATGGAAGGATAAAATCAAAGGTCTTTATGCGTGTTTGTTTGCTAGGTTTGCCGTGTGGTTTTTATGTGTGTTAGTTTTCGCGGCGCACCTCGCAAACAAacagtttttaaaatcatcatggttgtgtgataaatttttaatttattgactgTTTGGTAGtgcgatttaaaaaaatatttgtcttgaaaaaatattaatttgatattgttttagtgtttttcaatgattttgaagtgttgatgttaaaaattaaaaaaaattattttaatgtattttaaagagaaaagatttttaaaaaatatcttatactACAATACTATCCTGGCTAATATGTCATTctctgtgtatatatatataaattagaagtgataaatgtatatataaaaaaattacagtgtCTTTGTAATAAgtaaatgctttttatttttcttcttctaaaacTATCAGAATTATTTGTAATGAGATATTAGCCCATAAATTAATGTGCTATTTTTctattacaaaaagaaaaagaaaaagatgacaATCATCATACATATTCTActttaaataaactaaattgttatttattttttttataataaaaatatttattctatttttattaaagtttgtCTAAACTAGTTTatctatatttataaaaaaactcccTAAACCTATAATAGTGATTCAGAacctaaatttaataataagatCTAATAAAGCATTGGACCGAGATAATGGTGAATGATTAATTAAACATGGAGCTCGTTTCTTGAATTATGTTCAAAATAGACTCGGAAGCCCCCACTCATATTAAAGAGTTTTGGTGTGGTGTGGTCACATTATCCCAGCACAAGTCTGTTCATGATATTAGAGTGAAACGTCATAATATTAGGGTGAAACGTATAACACTAcctaacaaaataatatttacaagaaagtatttatatattttttcttgaaatagcAAAGTCTCAACTTTATAAGAATAGAAcccttataaatattttacaataatcGGGTTAATTCTTGGAACAAAGCTTTTTATTTACAAGTAGTTTTTGCATTCGATGCTTTCCTAGCAAATGGCCTCTTTATTATCTTAGACTATGCTATATAATCATGGGCCACTGATAGAATTATCCGAAACTAAGCAACAACATGCACACGATACAGAATGCTATATGCATCTTCAACCACCAACAACAATTACATATCCTTGATTTATGAAAACTAACAGGAATTCATAAAATTGTAATCTGGTTCCAATAAAGAGGACCATGAACAAATGATCGAGGAttttatccaacaaaccaaacGACACAGAAATATTAGTTCATTTATTTGGGAAATTGGTGGCCCGAAGCAAAACCAAAGAGAGGCACGTTCACATAACATAGAGTTTCAAAAGTAGTTGCCACTATAGAAATTCTTGAGAAAATCAGAGGTGCTTGGATCCTTGGGTGATGAATCGTGCAAGGTCCCTTCCTTCCCTAGTATGTACTGGCCAATGATATGATGCCGCTGCTTATGATGTTCCACAATGTTGCCCAGCTCTTCCATCCCCTTGAAGAGCAGCATATCAATCACCTACAGGTTATGACTATCAGCAAAATAGCGAGATTTTAAGCCACAATAATCTATAATAATTactcagatatatatatatccgtCTCCTTGGTGACTCCCTTAAGGAGCTCTCACTCCTAATCAAAAGAAGccctgaacaaaaaaaaaaaaaaaaaacaaacaaagaaaggaatgatCTAATGCCCAGCAAAGACACTACCAAATTTATTTTCGAAGCCAATCATAAATTTATTGGAATGAAGTAAAGAAGCAAATATATCCACAAATGGTTGGAAGAGACTGGATAAGTAGGAAAAGAGAATATACAATGACTGTTATGATCTATTATCAAAAGGTTAAACAATCAAAAACTACTGATAAAACCTATTGAGCACACCCAATCTACTTTGTACAGTAAAATTGGTTTCGAGTTAGAACCACCTCCCAAAACAGATGGAAACAATAACATCCTTTATCAATGCACTGGTATCTGGTATCAAGAAATCGATGCTAACTCTAATGACAACAACTTGGTTGCCAAGGAAATACAAAGTCATCACTGATGCTACTGCACTTACAGTTTGGAGATGAAATGatatttccttcttttccaGGGAATCTAatgttttccttcttctttatgGAATAATTCTTGTAGCTTCtaatattttaagagaaaaataaaggacgagtttattttctttgttccgGGTACAGTGAAAGAGATTTTCGAGAAATCCATCAATGCCAGCCTTTTGGTGTTCTATGGCTCAGCAAGTAGGAGGGTTAGTGTTTGAACTTGAAGTGGAAGGGGTTTCTGTACACCAGTAGTTGTTGGCAGCTTGAATCTCTGATTCCGACTACTGGATTCTCTGGCAGCGAGaatcaaatatcttaaattcTAACGTTGAATGGTAGGAAGGACAAGGATTAAGCTTATAAAGATAATGTTTACGAACATACTACAAGAGAAGAGCACAGAGTTATTAGTGTTGCAAATGAGGGGGGAAAAAGTGcatcaaagagagaaaaacacagCACACATGCTTTCACATACTCGTAGTAGCtctattattaaaaagaaatgcataAAGAACCATGAACAGAGAAACAATCCGCATATTTTGTCTAACTTAAAAGAACAAATGGCATCACATATTTTCCGACTACTTCAACActtcctctcattttttttctcaccccctCTCAATTTTCATAGGATCTGTAAATGAATTGAAACCTTAAAGCAGACAACTTCCATAAAGAATAAAACTTGATACTTCACCTAAAACACCAAGCACAAACACCGGACCATTTACAtacataaacaacaataataaaaaatccttaCCATGCCGATTACTGACACTATTACCTGAATCGAAAACTCTCACTGAAATGAATCATACACAAACTTCCATTGATCTAATCCTTCTCTCTTTTAATAACTTTCTCCACCAAACCCTAAAAGATTAATCCTACTTTTACCTAACATTCTTCCCCAGATATCACAAACATTGATTGAATGATTGGGTCCCGCAAATTCAACGGCTGGGATTTTCCAGGGTGGTGTTTCTCATTACTGAACCTAACAAACACTAGTTAATTTGCAATTACCACTAcaacttaaaaacaattattaaattaataatcctTGATTAATAAAACAAGATTTTAaagtaattaagaaaaaaattgagaggagAGAGTGGTGACCTTAGCATTGGTGATGTGAGAGTTCTTGCGGATCTGAGAGGAGATAGCGGAGCGAAGCTGAGACTTATTAACGACGTCGTCGAGATTGTAAATATCCATGACAGCTGGGAGTGATCTACAAGCCAATTTGAAGAAATCGAAGACTCGAGCTCTTGCTTCTTCTACACTTCTCGAGTTTCCTGATACCTTCATGACCCTCAATGCCTGCGCCGTCGCCGTCGCCATTGATTCAGTTCAGTAACTCCACCGCGCTAAAGATTgcaactttcttttcttttccttttttttttttttttatttgctgtttCAGCGTAGAAAATGAAAGACACGAAGCTAGGTATAGAAGATGATTGCGATTGGGTGGTGATGGAGCTTATACGACCccgttttgttttcttcaaaactACGTGTCGTTCGAAGATTAGATGCCGCTTCCCTTTTTCTTATCGTCCAAGTACAATGACGTCGTTtcaataccatttttttttcattccccTCTCTGGgcaatttttatgatatttttagctGAAAATGCAAAAGCTTTTTGCAatggtttttgttgttgttatagtTGTGAAAAATGTTTGATATTTTAGGAtgctaagaaaatattttaatgttatatAAGACATAGAAgctcaaaaaatttattataagattttatcaaacacatttttcaaagaattttggaggaaaaaattcaaaagttacTAATTACCGAACGAACACTAATTGTtttgatacttttttttcttttcacattagTACTtgtatatcaattaaaattaaatcatttttcatatgatttcaATGATTGATTAGTAAAAAACAGATCAAGAGAGGAAGCCCTTCATAATCCTTCATCCTTTAGACAAGGATAACAATGGAGTCATTGCACAGAGAAAAATCAGCACAGGCAGAGAGAGATCAGCAACTGATCTAACAAACTATACATGCGAATTGGCAACATTAGGGTAGAGCAAATCTATCATCAATCATGTAAATATCCTTGAAAGCTCCCATACCATGTTCAGAAATTGTCATATACAACAAGTTATAACTCCACAAGGCTGCTGCATTCAGGGAGTCCCTCTCCAACACCATTTTGAGAAATGTGTAGGTCAAAGGTCAGTGAATTAAGATGATATTGTTCCTACAAGGATTACAGAAATGTTTGTAATTAATCATCGTCAGGGCTGTTCTTGAACTCAACCCCTACATTTCTCCGCATTCTGCAATAATACATGGTAGTTTTGGTCGGTTGTTGGGTCCCGTGGCAACATTCTCAATCTTTCGGACAACCAAAAGACCATCTCCAAGTACCCTCTACATAAGAacagaaaatgaaattgaagttgATGAGGTGGAGTAAAATGAACTTTCTTAGAGGGAAATACTAGCACATATTAGAAAAAGAGTAGCACATCTACATGTATAATCTTGTGCACAAAACTTAAATCAACCTGATCCAATCCAAGCTGAATACAGACCTATAATTATGTCAATTTGATTGCAGGGCTAAGTCAGTTCAGGTTGgatttacatttgaattttatatcagATATAGCCCGCCTGAACTGATTTCCAAACACACAGATTGCAAAATTTTCAACTGATCAATTACAAGGGCAAAGAGAAGCATAACAAAATCTTATATAAGAATTTGAAGACATACCCCGAATACAACATGCTTATTGTCGAGCCAGTCACATTTTGCACAAGTCATGAAAAACTGCAAAGGAAGAA is a window encoding:
- the LOC18094349 gene encoding NADH dehydrogenase [ubiquinone] 1 alpha subcomplex subunit 6, with amino-acid sequence MATATAQALRVMKVSGNSRSVEEARARVFDFFKLACRSLPAVMDIYNLDDVVNKSQLRSAISSQIRKNSHITNAKVIDMLLFKGMEELGNIVEHHKQRHHIIGQYILGKEGTLHDSSPKDPSTSDFLKNFYSGNYF